The bacterium genome contains the following window.
CTTGTCCGTAAAAGTAAAATAACCTCATTACCTCATCCCTCACCTCTATCCACATCTACAACTCCTGCTTCATACCCAGCTTATCGATTTACAGTGTGGATGAACGGTCCAATTTATCTGAGCGCACATGGGTCAATTTTGCTGAGCGCCATAGGTTTGACTTTGACCTGGACCCGGAAGAATCCCGGATCGTAGAGCGGGTATTCATGCTTTACTCTCAGGGCATCGGCTATGCCAGGATAAAGAAGCTGACCGGCTGTCCTCTCTCAATATGGGGAATTGCAAAGCTCCTGGAGAATCCATTCTATGCCGGTAAGGTGAAATTCGGCGGGATTGTGGAAACCAATAATCATCAGGCAATCGTATCTGAGAAGTTATTCAAAAAGTGCCAAAAGGTAAGAGAAAGCAAAGGATTAA
Protein-coding sequences here:
- a CDS encoding recombinase family protein; its protein translation is MDERSNLSERTWVNFAERHRFDFDLDPEESRIVERVFMLYSQGIGYARIKKLTGCPLSIWGIAKLLENPFYAGKVKFGGIVETNNHQAIVSEKLFKKCQKVRESKGLKV